The following coding sequences are from one Streptomyces sp. V3I7 window:
- a CDS encoding ATP-binding protein, whose translation MESSDTAIAPTPQPPAALHEFAMCFTSTPRGARLARRLVSHRLDQWGYAYDSAANETLTLIAAEFTANAVRHGHVPGRDFHLRLTATSDTLRVEVTDTRTERVPPRSVPEAPGDAESGRGLLLVARLATVWGTDPRPAAPGKTVWAELAPRRSGTAMR comes from the coding sequence ATGGAATCCTCGGACACCGCCATCGCGCCGACGCCCCAACCGCCGGCTGCCCTCCACGAGTTCGCTATGTGTTTCACCTCCACACCGCGCGGTGCCCGCCTCGCCCGCCGTCTCGTCTCGCATCGGCTGGACCAGTGGGGATACGCCTACGACTCCGCAGCGAACGAGACCCTCACCCTCATCGCGGCCGAATTCACCGCCAACGCCGTACGGCACGGTCACGTGCCCGGCCGGGACTTCCACCTCCGGCTGACGGCAACCTCCGACACCCTCCGCGTGGAGGTGACGGACACCCGCACCGAGCGGGTGCCGCCCCGGTCCGTTCCCGAAGCGCCCGGCGACGCGGAGTCCGGCCGGGGACTGCTGCTCGTGGCCCGGCTGGCGACCGTCTGGGGCACCGACCCGCGCCCCGCCGCACCCGGCAAGACCGTGTGGGCGGAGCTGGCTCCACGACGGAGTGGAACGGCGATGCGCTGA
- the grpE gene encoding nucleotide exchange factor GrpE, with amino-acid sequence MTAPSSAQPDSDSERLIAQLRRRCEALERRRTQYEDELARKDAEWETSLRRLLTGLLDVDDALAESLRWSARRHSTLPHHAAAPLVSLTEQVSAAHRLLRRQLLTADVRPMDLVHQRAEPGIARVVGARPTSRHPADLVLEERVPGFYLGQQVLRTAEVVVAVPGSDSDIGPDPEPSQEPVREPEQPGRSTAARRQPRRLPRHKRRTRRRS; translated from the coding sequence TTGACCGCACCGTCCTCCGCACAGCCCGACTCCGACTCAGAACGTCTGATAGCGCAACTGCGCAGACGGTGCGAGGCGTTGGAGCGGCGACGCACCCAGTACGAGGACGAACTGGCGCGGAAGGACGCCGAGTGGGAGACGTCGCTCCGCCGCCTGCTCACCGGCCTGCTCGACGTCGACGACGCGCTCGCGGAGTCCCTGCGCTGGTCGGCACGCCGGCACTCCACTCTGCCGCATCACGCCGCCGCGCCGCTGGTGAGCCTGACGGAACAGGTGTCCGCCGCGCACAGGCTGCTGCGCCGCCAGTTGCTGACCGCCGATGTCAGGCCGATGGACCTCGTGCACCAGCGCGCCGAACCTGGGATCGCACGGGTCGTGGGTGCCCGACCCACATCCAGACACCCCGCCGACCTGGTGCTGGAGGAACGCGTACCGGGCTTCTACCTGGGGCAGCAGGTGCTGCGGACAGCCGAGGTCGTGGTCGCCGTCCCCGGCTCCGACAGTGACATCGGCCCTGACCCGGAACCGTCTCAGGAACCGGTGAGGGAGCCGGAGCAGCCCGGCCGGTCGACGGCGGCACGACGGCAGCCTCGGCGACTGCCGCGGCACAAGCGCCGTACTCGCCGCCGTTCCTGA
- a CDS encoding lipopolysaccharide assembly protein LapB — MGFGEQTDVLESFAPERRKALALFRASVTLADVDLERVSAPVSDTASSSFPALYKWLRPWRARGLSRAGRHAEAWQVRYEDWLARPVDTVVVHALAVEALRVFADGTETDRRRRLASARQAVACWAMVLHSPSYWEELARRSGHPWTPDERKDASDQVAERIRQVLRDDDRAAERPVVDSLELAWDVELAAARCLAGVLVTTDCGWPVQAGSDLTFGPGFLDLLRSAGAPWEALAEEVDGWVSDAGRSGEASGDRLRDLMSPEGRYTMLLETGRFDQVIAALQAGTATERRARGDAGPQHGPQRILGAALVARARDHLKAKRWSEAVRDFEDAAGAGASLTLHEEEIGRAGRQAGLALVQNRVRPDWQAYAGLLQRALDLAPEDEELKRNLAVGCVHLGRQAQHQGDQDRARARFAQAYELDSSNETVVAALNESDTRWAEDLLQKQPMSVLTRAITELRRILDRDATLRPVRKALATALYERSLDVALTGARAEAMGLMREARGLLEPGSDDWAPGRGPKEAVATGLCERAFPVDVSDEDELRNAVDVIAVARTYEVLPGIADEQAALLAHLIGLLCRNEDYDEAIRLVRRCPRDAEDRSGLDRALAEAYAGRARRRLSEGDTAAAHSDVRAVRKYDPTHPLALFGPGDADQLW; from the coding sequence GTGGGCTTCGGTGAACAGACCGACGTGCTCGAGTCGTTCGCTCCGGAGCGGCGCAAGGCGCTTGCGCTGTTCCGTGCGTCCGTGACGCTCGCCGACGTGGACCTGGAACGGGTGAGTGCCCCGGTGTCTGACACGGCGTCCTCGTCGTTCCCGGCGCTGTACAAGTGGCTGCGCCCCTGGAGAGCCCGTGGGCTGAGCCGTGCGGGTCGGCACGCCGAGGCGTGGCAAGTCCGGTACGAGGACTGGCTGGCGAGACCGGTCGACACCGTGGTCGTGCACGCCCTGGCCGTCGAGGCTCTCCGGGTCTTCGCGGACGGCACCGAAACGGACAGGCGGAGGCGTCTGGCGTCCGCACGGCAGGCCGTGGCCTGCTGGGCGATGGTTCTGCACTCCCCCTCTTACTGGGAGGAACTGGCGCGGCGCTCCGGGCACCCATGGACGCCCGACGAGCGGAAGGACGCCTCGGACCAGGTCGCCGAGCGTATCCGCCAGGTCCTGCGGGACGACGACAGGGCTGCGGAACGGCCGGTGGTGGACAGCCTGGAGCTGGCCTGGGACGTCGAGCTCGCCGCTGCCCGTTGCCTGGCCGGGGTCCTGGTCACGACGGACTGCGGATGGCCCGTTCAGGCCGGCAGCGACCTCACTTTCGGCCCCGGTTTCCTCGACCTCCTGCGGTCGGCCGGAGCCCCGTGGGAGGCCCTGGCCGAGGAGGTCGACGGCTGGGTGTCGGACGCGGGCCGTTCGGGTGAGGCGAGCGGCGATCGGCTCCGCGATTTGATGTCACCCGAGGGGCGTTACACGATGCTCCTGGAGACCGGCAGGTTCGACCAGGTCATCGCGGCACTCCAGGCCGGGACGGCGACGGAACGCCGGGCCCGGGGGGACGCCGGGCCTCAGCACGGCCCGCAGCGCATCCTCGGCGCGGCACTGGTCGCCCGGGCACGCGACCATCTGAAGGCCAAGCGCTGGTCCGAAGCGGTACGGGACTTCGAGGACGCGGCGGGCGCCGGCGCCTCGCTCACCCTCCATGAGGAGGAGATCGGCCGGGCAGGCCGGCAGGCCGGACTCGCTCTGGTGCAGAACCGTGTCAGGCCGGACTGGCAGGCGTATGCCGGCCTTCTCCAGCGCGCCCTCGACCTGGCACCGGAAGACGAGGAACTGAAGCGGAACCTGGCTGTCGGGTGCGTGCACCTGGGTCGGCAGGCCCAGCATCAGGGGGACCAGGACAGGGCACGTGCCCGCTTCGCTCAGGCGTACGAGCTGGATTCCTCGAACGAAACCGTCGTCGCAGCGCTGAACGAATCCGACACCCGGTGGGCCGAAGACCTCCTCCAGAAGCAGCCCATGTCCGTGCTCACGCGTGCCATCACGGAACTGCGCAGGATCCTTGACCGCGACGCCACCCTCCGGCCCGTCCGCAAGGCCTTGGCAACGGCTCTGTACGAGCGCTCCCTCGATGTGGCCCTGACCGGCGCCCGCGCCGAGGCCATGGGTCTGATGAGGGAGGCCCGCGGCCTCCTGGAGCCGGGCTCCGACGACTGGGCTCCGGGGCGGGGGCCGAAGGAGGCCGTCGCGACCGGGCTCTGCGAACGAGCGTTTCCGGTCGACGTGTCCGACGAGGACGAGCTGCGGAACGCGGTCGACGTGATCGCCGTCGCCCGCACCTACGAAGTCCTCCCGGGTATCGCCGACGAACAGGCCGCGCTCCTGGCCCACCTCATCGGACTGTTGTGCCGGAACGAGGACTACGACGAGGCCATACGGCTCGTCCGCCGGTGCCCACGAGACGCCGAGGACCGCAGCGGACTCGACAGGGCCCTCGCCGAGGCCTACGCCGGACGCGCCCGTCGACGACTCTCCGAGGGCGACACCGCCGCCGCCCACTCCGACGTACGGGCGGTTCGCAAGTACGACCCGACGCATCCGCTGGCTCTTTTCGGGCCGGGCGATGCCGATCAGCTGTGGTGA
- a CDS encoding LeoA/HP0731 family dynamin-like GTPase, translating into MVPPESFGGLGHALGSFADQVPWVECDAKTYLEALEVDPSRAARRIAASRMDKVTDAINRIARARGDLASFRVALQRVALVAGEALAALTDDPDEEAVLTVLARQRSALTTRRGLLDSALERQATEFRTACIRAAEHLADTVESIQESPNRDWSRVDAASVTLNDELSSANQRFLDGVRAVLASQLADLTSEVREIEASPYARQLLALDVQGDIETQNIPVDPGLARQPGRKQPRVPAWGPKSIEHLKAFQKVWGAGDGIKKSAGSAGHKIVYKAGKLVDIKFKPYQAVRWANNIGKVAKIGGAVLPVALEAYAVVKEERQEVHAAREKMRRRNALVGRVLAQCDDISSKTLIQVRLELDDEFGKALRAIDEVNRSVRDARAFRTDLDRKISAIQIEAQSMLDQLGAPALKA; encoded by the coding sequence GTGGTGCCGCCCGAGTCGTTCGGCGGCCTTGGCCACGCTCTCGGCAGCTTCGCCGACCAGGTGCCATGGGTCGAGTGCGACGCCAAAACCTACCTGGAAGCGCTAGAGGTGGACCCGTCGCGGGCCGCCCGCCGCATCGCGGCGTCCCGGATGGACAAGGTCACGGACGCGATCAACCGGATCGCGCGGGCCCGCGGCGACTTGGCCAGCTTCCGTGTGGCGCTCCAGCGGGTCGCCCTCGTCGCGGGCGAGGCACTCGCCGCGCTCACAGACGACCCCGACGAGGAAGCAGTCTTGACTGTCCTCGCACGCCAGCGCAGTGCGCTCACAACGCGCCGCGGGCTCTTGGACTCGGCCCTCGAACGGCAGGCAACCGAGTTCCGCACAGCGTGTATCCGGGCAGCCGAGCACCTCGCCGACACGGTGGAGTCGATCCAGGAGTCGCCGAACCGCGACTGGTCTAGGGTCGACGCCGCCTCCGTGACTCTGAACGACGAGCTGAGCTCGGCGAACCAGAGGTTCCTGGACGGGGTACGCGCCGTCCTGGCCTCTCAACTTGCCGACTTGACCTCCGAGGTACGGGAAATCGAGGCGTCGCCGTACGCCCGCCAGTTGCTCGCCCTTGATGTCCAAGGGGACATCGAGACGCAGAACATCCCGGTAGACCCAGGCCTGGCACGCCAGCCAGGTCGGAAGCAACCCCGCGTCCCAGCCTGGGGTCCGAAGTCGATCGAGCATCTGAAGGCCTTCCAGAAAGTCTGGGGCGCAGGCGACGGCATCAAAAAGTCGGCAGGCAGCGCGGGGCACAAGATCGTCTACAAGGCTGGAAAGCTCGTCGACATCAAGTTCAAGCCGTACCAGGCCGTGCGCTGGGCGAACAACATCGGAAAGGTTGCCAAAATCGGCGGCGCTGTACTCCCTGTTGCCCTTGAAGCCTATGCGGTCGTCAAAGAGGAGCGTCAGGAGGTGCATGCTGCAAGGGAAAAGATGCGCCGCCGGAACGCCCTGGTCGGCCGCGTCCTTGCGCAGTGCGATGACATCTCGAGCAAGACGCTTATCCAGGTGCGTCTTGAACTCGACGACGAGTTCGGCAAGGCGCTCCGCGCGATCGACGAGGTGAACCGGTCAGTTCGCGACGCTAGGGCTTTCCGTACCGACCTGGACCGCAAAATCAGCGCGATCCAGATCGAAGCCCAGTCAATGCTCGATCAACTCGGAGCGCCCGCGCTGAAGGCGTGA
- a CDS encoding Hsp70 family protein has product MIVGFDFGTTNSLVSVVVGDRVIDVMDVETGRPHPSIVRYEGEQVVVGRDAKDALGAAGIGVHGNTVKSPKFLLGEEAIAVGGVDRSPVDIVADVVRHVRSESLRSPQRKVLGSLDNAVVTIPVTMNGHRRAALREAFAGAGMRIAQFVHEPLAALYGFIRGATDPEEMARRLARRNVLVVDWGGGTLDLTLCRVDEDQVRQLRNGGSTQVGGDEFDKVIRDEVVKRARARGSATDDDLAIPEAELRLLQDAERNKIELSADRVDVTFYRPSYFQSGATLQYRLTRQELEEITRPLVTAGIDEIESLLGSLSMAPGQVSLVVVVGGMAAMPAIRSRLHELFGPDRVEVPTNSATLISQGAAWIAHDRQRLRLAKPIELELARGSLMPLLAAGTEMPLGGDVKHETLHLYCADPTDGKAKFPIATPTALSSHPQASERRTSLGMITLGVDETAPPLHERLELKVVLDDDLVLSVEASSSQKHDRVTASYYDLEFGLGLPASAMPGGAAAHPKAPEESVVVPQAGLVVRANVARDKDQATVPGDVLYRHNSRAFTRHVRDGATEAQLREHLYYKPCAACKRQWGHPECRCGTA; this is encoded by the coding sequence GTGATCGTCGGGTTCGACTTCGGAACGACCAACAGCCTTGTTTCGGTGGTAGTTGGTGACCGCGTGATCGACGTGATGGACGTCGAGACTGGCCGGCCACATCCCTCGATCGTCCGGTATGAGGGCGAGCAGGTAGTCGTCGGCCGCGATGCCAAGGACGCGTTGGGTGCCGCGGGCATTGGGGTGCACGGCAACACGGTGAAATCACCGAAGTTCCTCCTCGGCGAGGAGGCGATCGCAGTCGGAGGCGTCGACCGGAGCCCTGTGGACATCGTTGCGGACGTCGTGCGGCACGTCCGGTCGGAGTCCCTGCGCAGTCCGCAGCGGAAGGTGCTCGGCAGCCTCGACAACGCTGTGGTCACGATCCCCGTGACCATGAATGGGCACCGCCGCGCGGCGCTGCGAGAGGCGTTCGCCGGGGCCGGGATGCGTATAGCCCAGTTCGTCCACGAGCCGCTCGCCGCCCTGTACGGGTTCATCCGGGGAGCAACCGACCCAGAAGAGATGGCACGACGGCTTGCACGACGAAACGTCCTGGTTGTCGACTGGGGCGGCGGAACGCTGGACCTGACTCTCTGCCGAGTCGACGAAGACCAGGTGCGACAACTTCGTAACGGTGGCTCGACCCAGGTCGGCGGCGACGAGTTCGACAAGGTAATTCGCGACGAGGTCGTGAAGCGCGCTCGGGCTCGCGGAAGTGCCACTGACGACGACCTTGCGATCCCTGAGGCCGAGCTCCGGCTCCTCCAGGACGCGGAGCGCAACAAGATCGAGCTCTCGGCTGACCGTGTTGACGTGACGTTCTACCGGCCAAGTTACTTCCAGTCAGGTGCCACGTTGCAGTACCGGCTCACTCGTCAGGAGCTGGAGGAGATCACGCGGCCGCTCGTGACGGCAGGTATTGATGAGATCGAGTCGCTGCTCGGCAGCTTGTCGATGGCGCCCGGGCAGGTCTCGCTGGTCGTAGTGGTCGGTGGCATGGCGGCCATGCCCGCGATTCGGAGCCGGCTGCACGAGCTGTTCGGTCCGGACCGAGTTGAGGTGCCGACGAACAGTGCCACGTTGATCTCACAAGGAGCTGCGTGGATCGCGCATGACAGGCAGAGGCTCCGACTGGCAAAGCCCATCGAACTCGAGCTCGCCCGTGGGTCGTTGATGCCACTCCTCGCTGCGGGCACTGAAATGCCTCTCGGTGGAGACGTCAAGCACGAAACCCTCCACCTGTACTGCGCGGATCCGACGGATGGGAAGGCGAAATTTCCGATCGCCACTCCGACCGCGTTGTCATCACACCCGCAGGCGAGCGAGCGGCGAACGTCGCTGGGAATGATCACACTCGGCGTCGACGAGACCGCGCCGCCACTGCACGAGCGCCTCGAGCTGAAGGTCGTTCTCGACGACGACTTGGTGTTGTCGGTCGAGGCGTCATCAAGCCAGAAGCACGATCGAGTCACGGCGTCGTACTACGACCTGGAGTTCGGTCTTGGCCTCCCGGCTTCCGCTATGCCCGGAGGTGCAGCCGCGCACCCAAAAGCACCTGAGGAGTCCGTGGTCGTGCCACAGGCGGGACTGGTCGTCCGTGCGAATGTGGCGAGGGACAAGGACCAGGCGACCGTTCCCGGCGACGTGCTGTATCGGCACAATTCAAGGGCCTTCACCCGGCACGTGCGCGACGGTGCGACAGAGGCCCAGTTGCGGGAACACCTGTACTACAAGCCGTGCGCCGCCTGCAAGCGTCAGTGGGGGCACCCGGAGTGTCGATGCGGAACGGCGTGA
- a CDS encoding DUF429 domain-containing protein, producing MRIERFIGIDLAWAQSGARTKPNETGVAAIDAHGVVIECGWTRGLEETMSWLARTAVDGSTLAFVDAPLVVDNPAGQRLCEREVGQRYGRWKVSANSTNQSSPRQAGVLLRERLDESGWSYDDGRGGPQTGGWVFPECYPYTTLVGAAELGYDQKRPTYKRRPARVPTAQWRAVRAAECDRLIGHMAGLATADPPLLLSSHPVSRQLLSEPSPQKAADYKHREDLIDALLCAWTAALWYRHGLARCQVLGADGSLPPGQAPTIIAPARLEQRRDGETRSTQGKQPLDGPSPVASRH from the coding sequence ATGCGGATCGAACGATTCATAGGCATCGACCTCGCCTGGGCGCAGAGCGGAGCCCGCACCAAGCCCAATGAAACAGGCGTGGCTGCCATCGACGCGCACGGCGTGGTGATCGAATGCGGCTGGACCCGTGGCCTCGAGGAGACGATGTCATGGCTGGCCAGGACAGCCGTCGACGGATCGACCCTGGCGTTCGTCGACGCACCGCTGGTCGTCGACAACCCGGCCGGTCAGCGGTTGTGCGAGAGGGAGGTCGGCCAGCGGTACGGCCGTTGGAAGGTGAGCGCGAACAGTACCAACCAGAGTTCTCCCCGACAGGCCGGAGTGCTGCTGCGGGAACGGCTGGACGAGTCGGGCTGGTCCTACGACGACGGCAGGGGCGGGCCGCAGACCGGCGGCTGGGTCTTCCCCGAGTGCTATCCGTACACGACCCTGGTCGGAGCCGCCGAGCTTGGGTACGACCAGAAACGCCCCACGTACAAGCGCCGCCCGGCACGAGTTCCGACGGCACAGTGGCGAGCGGTACGGGCGGCGGAGTGCGACAGGCTGATCGGGCACATGGCGGGCCTGGCCACCGCCGATCCGCCCCTGCTGCTCTCCTCCCACCCGGTCTCCCGTCAACTGCTCTCCGAGCCCTCACCTCAGAAGGCGGCTGACTACAAGCACCGGGAGGACCTCATCGACGCGCTGCTCTGTGCGTGGACGGCCGCACTGTGGTACCGGCACGGACTGGCGCGTTGCCAAGTGCTCGGAGCGGACGGCTCCCTGCCTCCGGGACAGGCTCCCACCATCATCGCGCCTGCCCGCCTTGAGCAGCGGCGTGACGGTGAGACGAGGTCGACCCAGGGGAAGCAGCCGCTCGACGGTCCGTCGCCGGTGGCGTCACGGCACTGA
- a CDS encoding helix-turn-helix transcriptional regulator, whose product MAEQDDGAGFLRCFGQQLKLLRAGAGLTRAELGSRLGYGEDQITSVELGRRIPKPELIDRADEVLNAGGVLRAMKNEVARARYPAFFRDAARLEAEAVELQTYDTHVVKGLLQTEEYTRALLSMRRPLLNEETIEQRVAARLARQEVFNKWPAPLFSFVMEESVLLRRLGGTSVLRGQLEQILLIGQKRNVEVQVMPLDREDNAGVDGGFTLFTRKGGEQIGYTEAQGRSTLVTDREEVRALAARYGIIRAQALTPCESLAYIEKSLGEL is encoded by the coding sequence ATGGCGGAGCAGGACGACGGGGCGGGCTTCCTGCGGTGCTTCGGGCAGCAGTTGAAGCTGCTTCGGGCGGGGGCCGGGCTGACCCGGGCCGAGTTGGGCTCCAGGCTCGGTTACGGGGAGGACCAGATCACGTCGGTCGAGCTCGGCCGACGCATCCCCAAGCCGGAGCTGATCGACAGGGCGGACGAGGTGCTGAACGCGGGCGGCGTCCTGCGGGCGATGAAGAACGAGGTGGCGCGGGCGCGTTATCCGGCGTTCTTCCGGGACGCGGCACGGCTGGAGGCCGAGGCCGTCGAGCTTCAGACGTACGACACCCATGTGGTGAAGGGCCTGTTGCAGACCGAGGAGTACACGCGGGCGCTGTTGAGCATGCGCCGGCCGCTCCTGAACGAGGAGACGATCGAGCAGCGGGTCGCGGCACGTCTGGCCCGCCAGGAGGTCTTCAACAAGTGGCCCGCGCCCCTGTTCAGTTTCGTCATGGAGGAGTCCGTACTGCTACGGCGGCTCGGCGGAACCTCGGTGCTGCGGGGGCAGTTGGAGCAGATCCTCCTCATCGGCCAGAAACGGAACGTCGAGGTGCAGGTGATGCCGCTCGACCGGGAGGACAACGCCGGTGTGGACGGTGGGTTCACGCTGTTCACCCGCAAGGGAGGGGAACAGATCGGTTACACGGAGGCGCAGGGACGTAGCACACTGGTGACCGATCGCGAAGAGGTCCGCGCACTCGCCGCACGCTATGGGATTATCCGTGCGCAGGCCCTCACCCCGTGTGAGTCGCTGGCCTACATCGAGAAGTCGCTGGGGGAGCTATGA
- a CDS encoding DUF397 domain-containing protein translates to MNTRRITAVAQDLRWFKSSYSGAEGGDCVEVATSRGTVHVRDSKAVTGPALTMDRTAWAAFIGFAAGHDSEG, encoded by the coding sequence ATGAACACCCGAAGGATCACTGCCGTCGCTCAGGATCTGCGGTGGTTCAAGAGCAGTTACAGCGGTGCGGAGGGCGGCGACTGCGTGGAGGTAGCGACTTCGCGAGGGACCGTCCACGTCCGGGACTCGAAGGCGGTCACCGGCCCCGCACTCACCATGGACCGCACCGCATGGGCGGCCTTCATCGGCTTCGCCGCGGGCCACGACAGCGAGGGTTGA
- a CDS encoding Hsp70 family protein, whose product MHRTLGIDLGTTNSVMAWIKDGEPEVIATAPEESGTPSVVGLSGDGTLLVGREALNWLERDASRVITTVKRLMGRQFKDPKVRQAVLRMGQGGPEITEGPDGGILVRLGDHDYTPVQISAIILRRLKRDAEERLGTTFTRAVITAPAYFGERQIAAIREAGRLAGFHVVRVLMEPTSAALAHGLGRAHDADQATVLVYDLGGGTFDVSILTLMPGFVDVLGVGGDNLLGGTDFDGSLADHLQELLDERSPGHDPLPGDASKIRKAAEHAKIRLSAASSTEVIVSPLGESGAVLSETVDRKHFENLIAERIEETVDLTRRTVTEASLLPEDIDQVLLVGGSSAIPLVAERLAELFGREKLRKDVDPMTCVALGAAVQSALVDTLDCPDCRATCPLDADTCSDCATPLVGTPTVECPACHVPAPENTGSCPVCASDLSALSAQRPAPPTPSVCGECGEENDPDAMACDLCGAELRDSGGLKCPSCAFVNQPGLASCSLCNAELPVAAPSDVTPRPIGVRTSDGSLVILVEAGTRYPTEQPIRHDFQLTANPGDMLEIALHEGDLQPAERNDLCGVSMYELPEGSTGTKALTIAVHLDGDRSIRLETRLDGASFTPAVFRRNPLPPEFRRRARETHGRFQTFLADWRHELTPAESAVLAETATALEQVVRGEAPGRSLDTLLEDADVLLERQQSVRWATALAYRYPHHVAELMPDDDLEAMLRHRSALKSMREAADFDRGHKIAEEVLSIRRRLGEDLYKVMSALAFASHNGVNAALQQRIQQTGDMLTEAARQGNLARVDAAKSRITDLYADMRREQAEFRAPERRTVRPEKPAR is encoded by the coding sequence GTGCACAGGACACTCGGAATCGACCTCGGCACCACCAATTCGGTCATGGCCTGGATCAAGGACGGCGAACCGGAGGTCATCGCGACCGCACCGGAGGAGAGCGGGACTCCGTCGGTCGTGGGCCTCTCCGGGGACGGAACTCTCCTAGTCGGACGGGAGGCACTGAACTGGCTGGAGCGGGACGCCTCGCGGGTGATCACCACGGTCAAGCGCCTCATGGGCCGCCAGTTCAAAGACCCGAAGGTGCGGCAGGCCGTCCTCCGTATGGGGCAGGGCGGTCCGGAGATCACCGAGGGGCCGGACGGCGGAATCCTGGTCAGACTCGGAGACCACGACTACACCCCGGTCCAGATCTCCGCGATCATCCTCAGGCGGCTCAAGCGGGACGCGGAGGAACGCCTCGGTACGACGTTCACCCGCGCCGTGATCACCGCGCCCGCGTACTTCGGCGAACGGCAGATCGCGGCCATCCGTGAGGCGGGCAGACTGGCCGGGTTCCACGTGGTACGGGTGCTCATGGAACCCACGTCGGCCGCGCTCGCGCACGGCCTCGGACGCGCTCATGATGCCGACCAGGCAACCGTCCTCGTCTACGACCTCGGCGGTGGCACCTTCGACGTCTCGATCCTGACGCTGATGCCCGGGTTCGTCGATGTGCTCGGCGTGGGCGGGGACAACCTGCTCGGCGGCACGGACTTCGACGGCAGCCTGGCCGATCACCTGCAGGAACTCCTCGACGAGCGCAGCCCCGGCCACGACCCCCTGCCGGGTGACGCCTCGAAGATCCGGAAGGCCGCGGAGCACGCCAAGATCCGCCTGTCGGCGGCGTCCTCGACCGAGGTGATCGTGTCTCCGCTCGGCGAGTCGGGCGCCGTCCTCTCGGAGACCGTCGACCGGAAGCACTTCGAGAACCTGATCGCCGAGCGGATCGAGGAGACCGTCGACCTGACCCGGCGGACCGTGACGGAGGCGTCCCTGCTGCCGGAGGACATCGACCAGGTCCTCCTGGTCGGTGGCTCGAGCGCCATCCCCCTGGTGGCGGAACGACTGGCGGAGCTCTTCGGCCGCGAGAAGCTGCGCAAGGACGTGGACCCGATGACATGCGTCGCGCTCGGTGCGGCCGTCCAGTCGGCACTCGTCGACACCCTCGACTGCCCCGACTGCCGCGCGACCTGCCCGCTGGACGCCGACACCTGCTCCGACTGCGCCACCCCGCTCGTCGGCACTCCGACGGTCGAGTGCCCGGCCTGCCACGTCCCTGCGCCCGAGAACACCGGCTCGTGCCCCGTCTGCGCGTCGGACCTCTCCGCACTCTCGGCCCAGCGGCCCGCACCGCCCACCCCGTCCGTCTGCGGTGAGTGCGGAGAGGAGAACGATCCAGACGCGATGGCGTGCGACCTGTGCGGGGCGGAACTGCGCGACAGCGGCGGTCTGAAGTGCCCGAGCTGCGCATTCGTGAATCAGCCGGGCCTCGCCTCTTGCTCACTCTGCAACGCGGAGTTGCCCGTCGCGGCCCCGTCCGATGTGACTCCTCGTCCCATCGGCGTCCGTACCAGCGACGGCAGTCTGGTGATTCTGGTCGAGGCAGGCACCCGCTACCCGACAGAGCAGCCGATCCGGCACGATTTCCAGCTCACCGCCAATCCCGGGGACATGCTGGAGATCGCCCTGCACGAGGGAGACCTCCAGCCCGCGGAGCGCAACGACCTCTGCGGCGTCTCCATGTACGAACTGCCCGAGGGAAGCACGGGCACCAAAGCCCTCACTATCGCCGTGCACCTGGACGGGGACCGCTCGATCCGGCTGGAGACCCGGCTCGACGGAGCATCGTTCACCCCGGCCGTCTTCCGACGCAACCCGCTACCCCCGGAGTTCCGCAGGCGGGCGCGGGAGACACACGGGCGGTTCCAGACGTTCCTCGCCGACTGGCGTCATGAGCTCACCCCGGCGGAATCCGCGGTCCTGGCAGAGACGGCGACCGCACTGGAGCAGGTGGTCAGGGGCGAGGCTCCCGGGCGTTCCCTGGACACGCTCCTGGAAGACGCGGATGTCCTGCTGGAACGTCAGCAGAGCGTGCGCTGGGCCACGGCTCTCGCCTACCGCTATCCGCATCACGTGGCCGAGCTGATGCCGGACGACGATCTTGAGGCGATGCTGCGCCACCGCAGCGCCCTGAAGTCGATGCGCGAGGCGGCGGACTTCGACCGCGGACACAAGATCGCCGAGGAGGTGCTGAGCATCCGGCGCCGCCTCGGCGAGGACCTGTACAAGGTGATGAGCGCTCTGGCGTTCGCCTCGCACAACGGGGTCAACGCCGCGTTGCAGCAACGCATCCAGCAGACCGGCGACATGCTGACCGAGGCGGCGCGGCAAGGAAACCTCGCCCGGGTGGACGCGGCCAAGTCCCGGATCACCGACCTCTACGCGGACATGCGCCGGGAGCAGGCGGAGTTCCGGGCGCCGGAGCGCAGGACCGTGCGTCCTGAGAAGCCGGCCCGTTGA